The DNA sequence GGGAGGGTTGGACCCTTAGTCCGACaggcggaacaagagacgaCACGGATTGATGACGCAGCTTTATGCAGGATTTGACTTTTTAGaacatagttttgttatatactgtaaagttTTCCTTTAGTGGCATTCTACAAGTTGGCGGAGACTTTAtgggtgatcaacatcattggAAAATAAACGTCCGTAAACTTCGCTAAGGTGAAAATAAAGTTTGATCATACATAAAGTCTTATCATCTCTATACCAAATATTTCTAGAATGCTACTCAAAATCATTCGTCACACATGGAGACAGAGCATTCCGCACCATCtgctgtactgtactgtactgtactgtactgtaataTAATGTACTCTACTGTACTGTACTCTGCTGTAATGTCTCTACTGTGAAAGTAAAGACGTTGGCATTGATATCTTGTCATCTCTACTGTAAAGTTAATTATGGCGTTGGTTAAGAGATTGCTTATCAGCCGTGACTTAAAGAATGTCAACGGACGAAGTTCCAAAAGACCCAacacaaagtcttagaccttggtgaagGACAAATATCATAGTTCCaagctgcttttgcaggctcaaCACCAACAAATGTAACCGTCGTTCCAATCGAGGTAGTTTGATCCCTTCCCACTTAGAATTAGAAACGACTCCCTACAAGGCAAGTGCCCAGAcgcatttattttttagatatttgAACGGGGAGTTAGATTAGACCCCAACTCTTGGCCtgcttgacaactttgatgagaGTGCTATTAAacatagttctggatctttatggaCTTATATTTACTGCAGAAATTTACTGCagtcatttaaaacctttgatcttaacactaaacaatgtgacacgCAAGACTATCGCGTTGTAGGACTTCCTGATCCTGATTTTGATGATCGGACAGGGCTGGACCGACTCTGACTTGAAACtgactgtgatataaaaagagatGAACGATCTATCAAACCAACATCAtctaaatcctttaaaatgttTGTATCGAACCTTCACGAAAAACACTTACAGAAAACAATCATTACGTTGTAAAACATGTGTATTTGACAACGATTGATAATAGTCACGATTTCTTGTGACTGGAACTCTTGACAAAATGGCTCTCCAAAGGTGAGAGTTTTGCATTTTCTCAAAATCTTCACATCATATAAAATGCCAGTATACTGTTATGAGGGAGTGCAATGCATTACTAAAGAGACATTGTTCTGCAGTGTGACGTCTCCTTACTTACTGAGTCACACTCTTGCCTGTGTAGAGTCACTGACTCATGATGTTCTTTCATTCTTCTGTTTCAGAACACTCCTCCTCCTCCGACCTCATTCTGAATGAAGTGGTGCAAACATTTCCTAAAACGCTACAAGGCCAAACAGCTGATGGCACGGATTCAAGCCCATCCTGACTTGGGTTGGAATGAAAAAGGTCAATTCGTGGTGGAAGGGGAACCCATGCCTGGGACTCACATGGTGGATCTCATCAATAATCTGGTTCGACAACGTACCACAGAAGATCCTCCACGGGGTTGGAACATTCTGGCTCAGTATCTCGCTTCCAACAACGTCCCTCATGAACTGATTGGCAACCCTCTCCGTTGGTCCTGGATGATGAAAACGAAAGGGGCCACGCAGCAACAGCACCCGCCTCCCACTCCCGTAAAACGTCAGACGGAAGGGACCTCCTTGTTTGTGACACCACCCCAATCCAACGTGGAAAccatgaagaagaagaagaagaaaaaagctGCAGCACTGCTCAAGGCAGAGACTCCCTCTTCCTCTCTGAACCGAGTTCGCCAATGGATTCACTTTTAATCATAAAAGAGAGCAGAGGGTGACATCAACAGCAGTGTTAACATGAGACGTCCAaagagaaacaacaacaacaacagcggcaagtcatcctcctcctcctctttaTCGCCTGCCTGGGCACGACGACTTCACCATATCTATTACGATCCCAAACATCCGACAGGCTATGGAGGGTGGCGTGGTTTGTGGCAAGCAACAGTAAAACAGCAGGCAGTGGGATACCAGAAGGGGAGGACCCAGAAGGGGAGGACCCAGAAGGGGAAACCCCAGAAGGGAAAACGACAGAAGGGGAAACCCCCACTCACGCAACATCAGGTTCGGCAATGGATGAAAACCCAGGACACATACACCTTGCACAAACCCGTTCGACGGTCCTTTTCCAGGGATCATGCCTACAATCATCGGCTTGATCGTACGATCGGACAATGACCCGACAACAAGGTGAATCATTACGAAGTCTAGCTCCCTTTTCCCATTCAAGTGAATCGTCAAGAGTGGGAAGTGGGCGTCAGTGAACTTCATTTTCCCATGACGTGGTACAACGTGTCGTACCCCTTCAACTGGTTTGTGCTTCGCGTGAACTTGGAACGCTTGACCAGGATTTACAGTTCAGGAGCACCTGATGCGACCGTGATCGAAGAGAACCCaggcatcatcatcattggaaAAGCATACGATAGATGTGTCACCGTGAACTACCCCAAAGAAGAACTCCAGTTTGAAATGCGCGGCCAAACGCATGTCAACTTTTATGCTCCCACACCGAAAGACATGTGCAGGGCCGTCTCGGGCTCTTCCTGCAAAACAAGCACCCAACTGGACCACGATACCATCAGGTCTGCCTACACCACTCAACTGATGTTGCCTGCTTCCTTGGTACGTATGTTCGGATTCATGCAACTCCCCATGGTCGACGAAGCAGAGGAAGTAAGTCAAGTCTCCACTTACCCTGtccaagtgagtgtgtttgaccGCCCTCTTGTGGTGGGTGAACAGGAAGCCGACCATCTGGCTGGCTTCGATACTGTGTACTACTTGGATGTGGTGGAAGATCAAATCGTCGGGGATACCATGGCTCCCTTACTGATGTATGTTCCCGTATCTCGTCGGATGATGGAAGACAGCGTCGTGATGAAAACTCCCCAGCATGTACGCTACATGGCATTGCGCCAGGGAAGCACGGATGCCATTCAAATCTATTTAATGAACGACATAGGACGTCCCGTGCCATTCCAGAGAGTAAAGACCATCGTGACACTCCAGTTCTGTCCCCTTCGTCTGGGTACGTACTAACATGGTAGGACATCAGTGTATCCAACACCGGTGCAGCACCGGATTGGGTGGTCAACAACAACAAGGACGAGGTTTAGCCGTGTACCGAGGTCGCATTCATCAACGCGGGAGAGGTCTCAGAAACATCTTGGGAAGCTTGGGTCGTTCAGCCTTCTCCATTCTGAAGACGGTGGGAAAATCTGCTCTCAAAACCGGTGTGAAGATGCTGCCAGGATTAGTGCAAGATATTCATTCTGGACGTCGGAGTGTACGGGACAGTTTGAAACATCATGGTAAACAGACCTTACCGACCACCTTGCAGTCACAGTCATCACCTGCACACAAAAGAAAACGAAATCCATCGTTTGGTCCcataaagaagaagaagaaacaacaaaaacgcCATGCTTTGTTTTGAGTCTTCATGGAACTTTGTGTCATTGGACTTTGTCATTGAACTTGCCATAAATggatcatttccatggaaaaggGTCAGTTCAACACCAGACACGAACCTGTCAAGACATGTTGGGCAGACCTGTTGGGCAGACCTGTTGGGCAGACCTGTCAAGATGATGCGCCAGGATGCTTGTGAATGTGTCAAGTCACAGTTGGATCTCTTTTCGGTCCCCCTGTGGTGACGTCAGTTCAAGAGGGTCAGTGGATTCGATACAATCCTCTTGCACCCACTTCTGTGGTGGGTGCCCtccagtttaacattgataacCCTGTGAACGCGTACATCGATTTGAATCAGTGTTACCTCCGCATCTGCCTCAAAATCAAGAATACCGATGGCACGGATGCTACTGATGATGGGGATGACCGACTCGTCATGTCCACGGTGAGCAACATTCCCTCTTTCGAGAAGTGCGtgtgcaagtgggacacaaCCAGTTGGAAATCACCCCCTCCATGGGAACCTATCCCTACCGAGCCTATTTGGAAACGTTACTGAGTTATGGGAAGGCAGCTAAAGGGACGCATCTCTAGTGCCCAGGATGGTACACCGATGAAGCTGGAAAAATGGATGACTTCAATGCCGTCGCTCAGAATGTCAATGCAGGACTCGTCGCACGATGGCGGGTCATTCAAGTGGAACTGACAGGCCGTCTCCACTGTGACCTGTTTCTGCAAGACCGGTACCTGGTGGATGGCGTCCCCATCAAACTAGAACTGATTCGGAGCCCGAGTGATTTCTACTTGATGAGTGCTGGAGATGTGGAATGTCGACTTGAACTGACTAAAGCCGATTTCCACAAAGATCAACTGGTGGGAGGACAACTGCCCATACGCTTGGTGTTGGGACTGGTGGACAACGATGCTTTTGCCGGCAGCAAGGAAAAGAACCAGTTCCATTTCAAGCACAACAACGTGACCAGTCTCAAACCGAAACTCAATGGCCAGGAAGTGCATGGCACAGAAATCCAAAGTGACTTTCAGAACAACAGTGGCTCGCTCAAAAAGTTGTACATGAACCTGTTTCGCAACACGGGACACCTGTGCCAAGAACATCCCTGCAACCTCACCCTAGACGAGTTCAGGAACGGATTCACACTGTGGGTGGTGGATTTGACGGCGGATCTGGGAGCAGACGAATGTCATAACTACCCACGACACACGGGAAAGTTGGGACTCGAACTCCAGTTTGCAGAACCCTTATCTCGTCCGGTCACCCTCGTCTGCTACGAGGAATACGAAGCGTATTTGAAACTGATCGGTTCCGCAATGCTTTGATGTTCTAAGGATGGATGGATTGACGACCAAACATGTGAACGCCTATGTCCAGCAGGACCCCCTGCTGCGACCCCTTTACCAAGGGACCTTTGCCCGAGATCACTTTACCATCACCGTGCTAAGTGAACGACACGGACCTTATCCTAAAGCTTACATCGTCAACACGGACCCCAGTCATCTCCCGGGACAACACTGGGTGTGCGTGTATCGTCCAGCACTGGGTGTCTTTGACTACTTTGACAGTTATGGCGTCGACCCCACCCAACTGCATCCCGACTTTTGGAATGTCATGGATGGCTCGCACAGCGGTGGAATGTTCAATCAGTTCAACCCTGGTTCACTGCCTCATGTGGAATGTACTGTTTGTTTGTCCTGGCTCATCGTGCCCGTGGATGGACTTTCGACGACGTGATGGAACAGTTTGATCCCTATGCTACCCTCGGCAATGAACAACGTGTGAAACGCTGGTTTCAACCCACACGCCTGccagacaacaacaacaacaacgtccAGGACCCACAGCCCTGTCAAAGGACACAACCTTATCATTCTGATGTTATGATGTTCTCTTCATGTTCGGGTTCATACCGTTTGTAAACAAAAGATCAGGGACGCCCCTAATCCTGACTCTTTTGTCACCATGGTTAGCGGGGGAAAATAAAACGTTGAAAAAACAACACGTCTTGTTATGATTGTCATGGCATGAAAGCATTCTTTAGTGAGATGTGTGTGGCCCTGAAAAGGACCGGTTTTTCCGTTGTGGTGATCACAACTACCACAGGGGCGGCATCGTGCATTGACACGGGGGAATGTCTAGCTTGGTTTTCTTGACGGGGCACTTGCTTCCATGGGTGAGGCGTCGCATGTAGGTGTCTTTGAGTCCCGTGCCACAGTAGACACAACAGAACATACCATTATAGGCACTGGTCCCGTTGGCGTACACAGGTAAACACCCATGGCACTGGGTGCATTGCCATACTGGCAGTGATGGTGGCAGGGGTGGTGACGAGGATGGTTCCAACGAAATCAACTCTAAATCCCAGTTTTCTTCCATGGTTGTCCGCTGCCGTCCTCCTCCTCATCCCATATAGCAGAACTCAGCCAATCACAGCACAACACTCCCACGACCATGACGTCACGACCTCACGCGCCATAATGACGTCACGACCTCAAGCGCTCAAGCGCCTCAAGCGTCATCGATGTGACGTCGTCGAGGATATATAAACGTTACCATTACCCTCACATATCGCCAACTCCGTGTGTGACGAAGATATGGATACACGAAAAGTGAAAATGGTCCGACCAACACCTTACCGAAGAAACTGTGGACGAAAACAATGTCTCCGGTGTTGCCCGACCCTCCTCCACATGaagaaggaagaagaagaagagaaagAAAGGAAAACGCCCCTCattcccaccaccaccaccaccaccaccacaccaccaccacaactagaACCCGTCATCAAGATTGAagacgacgatgacgacgacgacgacgacgacgggAGCGGGCACGACAGCGCGACCACCACCAACCACAGCGAGAACAGGCACTACACCCCAGAAAACAGCAAACGCGGAAATGGCGGCATTACAAAAATTAGCAGACCAATGGCGATTCATCATGTGCCCTACCTGTCTGAAAGCCCATCCATCCGACCGATTCGATCTCGTCCCCACAGCCAAGTTTTACGCATGCCTCTATTGTGGTGGGGGTGTCCCCAAAGGAACGCAATCAATccacgatgacatttgtcccGGCAAATATGTTTTCCGATGACTCAAACCCGTCTGCCGATGCTGACTTTGAGGCATCCACACCTCACGGCACTTTTCAGGGCCACCCCAAACACTCCCCAAAAGAAAACTCGACGTACATGCTTTTAACACTCGAACCAGCTTTCTTTATGAGCTACCGTCGTCCTCTTCCCCTTCCCTTCCCTCCCTCGTCCCGTGCCGTGCCGTCCGTCTACCGGGATCTCGCACAAACCACCGTTGCTAAGGACCACGTCACACCTCGTACACACCAACGGATGACGTCGTCATAGAACAATCGAATGACGTCACACCCCGTACACACCCACGGATGACGTCATCCTAGAACaatcgaatgacgtcaccatgGGGTCGCGTGACCGGAAgtgccgccatcttgaaaacGACGCCAGGGTGATGCTGTACACTACTCATAGTAAAGGTAAAAAATCTTATCAGGCATTATCAAATGCATAAACCACTTGGTGACTTATCATACAATTCATTTTTCAAGATTtttaatgctaaaatatgtCCTATCTTGTGGTGTGGCGCTGAGATATGGGGAACCAGAGCTTCCGATGCTTTAGAAATATTTATAAGCTTGTAAGAAATATCTTGGGGTAAAAAATAATGCATGTACTTCGGCAGTATACGGCGAATGTGATAGATTTTCCttatatattgaaacaaatgtgaaaggtATTAACTGTGGGCTAAAATTATTGAGTATGGCAACAAGTAGATTGCAAAAATATGCTGTAATATGATGATTACACATGATAGAAATAGGCAAAGAAATTGTGTCAGAAACGTAAAAGAATTATTATTCTCTATTGGATTTGCTAATGCATGATATGAACAGCATATAAAATCTCACTCGTTATTCCTGTAATCAGTTAAACAACGACTTAGATATGTGAACATATAAACCTAGAATGAAACTCAAATGTAACTCGCACGTTTTTGTTTTATAATGATTAAACAATCTATCCAGAAAGTTTTTGTTTTATAGTGATTAAACAATCTATCCACCTGTCTATGTTAAACGTAAGAAAGTTCAGAATATGTCTTGTGCAATTCCGCTGTTCATCCTATGATTTGCTAATATATCAGAATGGGTTTCAATTTGTTGAAATGttgatattccttccaattcgCAGTTGCTTTAAATTCCTGTAAATGCCCATATCATATTTTGCCCCTGCAATACAACGCCAGTTGCATGTAAAACGGACATCTACATATTAACACACTCTTGAACAACTAAATAGAAAAATAGCGACAGTGTTAATATCGAttgttgtatttgtatttacatTTAGCTTAAATTCAAGGCAATGGTTTGCTGCAACCTAATTTGTATTGCAAGTTCTTTAGTACAAGAACACCATAAATATATATGGACGTAACTGAATACTTCTCTAGTACAAgaatatcataaatatatatggaCGTAACTGAATACTGTCTGTTCAGTTTTGGCACACAACTGTCGCCAATTCATTTATTAAATAAACAAAGAGGGGCTTAGCATACAGCCTTGGCGGACGAAGATGTCACAatcaaatattgctgacataacACAATTATTAAGCACACATAGACTAAGTATGACATTTTTCGACCCAATTTGCCACTCAAGTCGTGCCGCATGAGTCGTGTCAATGATTTATTCCTTCAATTGAATTGAATGCCTTGTCAAattcaaatacatttcataCGACCTTTACGTAAGATATATATAAGATAGTGGCTCAGAAGAATAACATAATAAGTAGTTAAGTGTGAGCACATCCTCAAAATACCTAAATCAGTTGCAACTTCATCTTCCAAAAACATCGAGCGTCCAAAAAAAATCAAAGAGATGCCTGAACTAGTTACCATTAATGTAATTCTCAGGAACGGAGACATTGGATACATTTTGAAGCTGGTAAggtacatttcatttatttcttcACAAAAGCATTTAGGATTCTCAAGTGGTTCTTCTAATAAAAGAAGTTTGTCATTACATGCATATGATA is a window from the Haliotis asinina isolate JCU_RB_2024 chromosome 9, JCU_Hal_asi_v2, whole genome shotgun sequence genome containing:
- the LOC137296556 gene encoding uncharacterized protein F54H12.2-like, producing the protein MDDFNAVAQNVNAGLVARWRVIQVELTGRLHCDLFLQDRYLVDGVPIKLELIRSPSDFYLMSAGDVECRLELTKADFHKDQLVGGQLPIRLVLGLVDNDAFAGSKEKNQFHFKHNNVTSLKPKLNGQEVHGTEIQSDFQNNSGSLKKLYMNLFRNTGHLCQEHPCNLTLDEFRNGFTLWVVDLTADLGADECHNYPRHTGKLGLELQFAEPLSRPVTLVCYEEYEAYLKLIGSAML